TCGGGACGCTCGCCGCGCTCGGGACGCTCGCCGCGCTCGGGACGCTCGCCGCGCTCGGGACGCTCGCCGCGCTCGGGACGCTCGCCACGGTCGCGGAAGCCACCGCGCTCGCCGCGGTCGCGGAAGCCACCGCGCTCGCCGCGATCCGGACGCTCGCCGCGGTCTTCGCGCTCGTCACGCATCTCGGCGCCTTCCGGCATCTCGAGACCCGGGATCATGCCCTTCGCGGTGAGGTTGATGCGGCCCTGACCGTCGATCTCGACCACCTTCACGGGGATCTCGTCGCCGATCTTGACCACGTCCTCGACGCGGTTCACACGCCACGGAGCCAGCTGCGAGATGTGCACCAGGCCTTCCTTGCCCGGCAGAATCTCGACGAAGGCGCCGAAGTTCATGAGGCGCAGCACCTTGCCCTGGTAGATCGCACCGATCTCCACGTCGCGGGTGAGGTCCTCAACGATGCGCATCGCGCGCTTCCCGGCGTCGCCGTCGGTGGCAGCGATGAAGATGCGGCCGTCGTTCTCGATGTCGATCTTGACGCCGGTCTCGGCGATGATCTTGTTGATCACCTTGCCGCCTGGGCCGATGACGTCCTTGATCTTGTCGGGGCTGATCTGCATCGTGAACATGCGCGGAGCGAACTTCGACAGGTCTTCACGCGGCTGCGCGATGCAGGCCTCCATCACGTCGAGGATCTGGAAGCGGGCATCCTTCGCCTGGGCGAGGGCCTGCTCGAGGATCTCGGCCGAGATGCCCATCAGCTTGATGTCCATCTGCAGCGCCGTGATGCCCTTGCGGGTACCGGCCACCTTGAAGTCCATCTCGCCGAGGGCGTCTTCCATGCCCTGGATGTCGGTGAGGACGCGGTGCTTGTCGCCCTTCATGACGAGACCCATCGCGATGCCGCCAACGGGGGCCTTGAGGGGCACGCCCGCGTCCATCAGCGCCAGCGTGCTGCCGCAGGTGGAGGCCATCGAGGTGGAGCCGTTCGACTCGAGCACCTCGGAGACGAGGCGCATGGTGTAGGGGAACTCGTCGTGCGGCGGGAGCACGGCCATGAGTGCGCGCTCGGCCAGTGCGCCGTGGCCGATCTCGCGACGGCCGGGGCCGCGCATCGGACGGGTCTCGCCCACCGAGAACGGCGGGAAGTTGTAGTGGTGGATGTACTTCTTCGAGTCATCCGGCGACAGCCCGTCGAGGAGCTGGTCTTCGCTGGGCATGCCCAGGGTGCAGATGGTGAGCACCTGGGTCTGGCCGCGGGTGAAGAGCCCCGTGCCGTGCGTGCGGGGGAGCAGGCCCACCTTCGAGTCGAGGGCGCGGATCTGCTCCGGCGTGCGGCCGTCCGGGCGCAGGTTCTCGTCGACGATCATCGTCTTGAGCTCTTCTTCTTCGAGCTTCTTGACGAGGGCGCCGAAGTCTTTGCGACCCGGGTCGTTGACGATGGCGAGGACGTGCTCCTTCTCGGGGAAGCTGCCCTTCTTCGCCTCGACGCGCTCGATGAAGAGCGACTTGTTGATGGCGTCGAGGGCCGCGTTGCGGGCGGCCTTCTCGATGATGCGCATGCCCTTCTTGATGTCGTCGCCCAGCAGGTTGAGCATGACCTTCTCGAGCACGGGGTCGGGGGTCATGATGGGGTAGTTGCCCTTCGGCACGCCGGCCATCTTCACCAGCTCGTCGATCATGTCGATGACGAAGCGGATGGCTTCGAAGCCCTTGTGGAAGGCGCCCAGCATGTCGGTCTCGCTCACCTCGAGCGAGCCGGCCTCGACCATCATCAGGCTGTCGCGGGTGCCCGCGATGACCAGGTTGATGTCGCTTCCCTCGAGCTCCTGGAAGGTGGGGTTCACGCGGAACTCACCGTCGATGCGGCCCACGCGTGCGCCCGCGATAGGGCCCGCGAACGGGATGTCGGAGATGGCCAGCGCCGCCGACGCGCCGATCATCGCGGGGATGTCGGAATCGTTGACGCGGTCGTGGGAGACGACGTAGCAGACGACCTGCACGTCATTGCGGAAGCCATCCGGGAACAGGGGGCGGATGGGGCGGTCGATGAGGCGGCTCGAGAGGATCATCTTCTCGGTGGGGCGCCCCTCGCGCTTGATGAATCCGCCCGGGATCTTGCCCGCGGCGTACATCTTCTCTTCGTAGTCGACGGTGAGCGGGAAGAAGTCGATGCCCTCGCGGGGCTTGCTCGATGCGGTGACGGTGGCGATGACGACGGTCTCTCCGTAGGTCACCACGACGGCCCCATTGGCCTGCTTGGCCAGCGTCCCGGTCTCGAGCCGCAGCGTGCGGCCAGCCAGCTCGCGCTCGACGACGAACTTGCCGAGCGGCGACTCGAGGCTCGGCTTTTCAGTGGTCTCTATCATTCTCTATCCTCGGTTCTTTCTTGCTGTTCTTGTTGGGTTGGTATCGAATCCCGTGTGGGATGTGCCTGTGTCGTATCAGGGGCGCCTGGTCGGGCACCCGCGGGTCAGGGGTCTCCTTGGGTCAGGGGCGTGTGCGTTCCCGGGTGGTTCTCTCGGGGGGTCTGCGCCTGTGGGGCGGGTGGAAGCAGCGCGTTCGCTCAGGCAGGTGCCAGGCGTCACGGTTCGACCCTTGAAGCAGGATCGTGGGAAGCGACGAGACGCGCTGGCGCGGAGCGCGGTGTCGTCAGCCGTTTGCTGTGTGGGTGTGTACGTTTCCCCCCGGAGAGATGCGCATGAACAACGAACGGAGGGGTCGGCTGTCGACCTCCTCCGTTCGTATGCTGCTCAGCGACGCAGGCCCAGACGCTCGATGATCGAGCGGTAGCGCTTGATGTCGGTTGCTGTCAGGTAGT
This sequence is a window from Pseudomonadota bacterium. Protein-coding genes within it:
- the pnp gene encoding polyribonucleotide nucleotidyltransferase codes for the protein MIETTEKPSLESPLGKFVVERELAGRTLRLETGTLAKQANGAVVVTYGETVVIATVTASSKPREGIDFFPLTVDYEEKMYAAGKIPGGFIKREGRPTEKMILSSRLIDRPIRPLFPDGFRNDVQVVCYVVSHDRVNDSDIPAMIGASAALAISDIPFAGPIAGARVGRIDGEFRVNPTFQELEGSDINLVIAGTRDSLMMVEAGSLEVSETDMLGAFHKGFEAIRFVIDMIDELVKMAGVPKGNYPIMTPDPVLEKVMLNLLGDDIKKGMRIIEKAARNAALDAINKSLFIERVEAKKGSFPEKEHVLAIVNDPGRKDFGALVKKLEEEELKTMIVDENLRPDGRTPEQIRALDSKVGLLPRTHGTGLFTRGQTQVLTICTLGMPSEDQLLDGLSPDDSKKYIHHYNFPPFSVGETRPMRGPGRREIGHGALAERALMAVLPPHDEFPYTMRLVSEVLESNGSTSMASTCGSTLALMDAGVPLKAPVGGIAMGLVMKGDKHRVLTDIQGMEDALGEMDFKVAGTRKGITALQMDIKLMGISAEILEQALAQAKDARFQILDVMEACIAQPREDLSKFAPRMFTMQISPDKIKDVIGPGGKVINKIIAETGVKIDIENDGRIFIAATDGDAGKRAMRIVEDLTRDVEIGAIYQGKVLRLMNFGAFVEILPGKEGLVHISQLAPWRVNRVEDVVKIGDEIPVKVVEIDGQGRINLTAKGMIPGLEMPEGAEMRDEREDRGERPDRGERGGFRDRGERGGFRDRGERPERGERPERGERPERGERPERGERP